A single Thermomicrobiales bacterium DNA region contains:
- a CDS encoding glycosyltransferase: protein MSIAHALRDRGCEVAVYTAESARELVESEDFRFYPFQAVKPESYQRIHAMEQSVGGRRQSARVGHQAFRNWLVETIPGQVADIQKIQDDWQPDVIVTDMNMWGPILILWEAAPIPVALVSLLGSMIPGPDAPPWGFGMAPPKSTGSRVVARMLTGAVDIAATGLRRRVDFFRSQHGLAPMGCSVSEFQGRLPLYIIGNVRELDFERHDLPESVQYVGACTWFPPHLADEANWLNEIPVDSPWVHVTEGTSHFQDPFVLRSALEGLAGRPMQVILTAGRERDVQMESSLAPNLHFVDWVNHDTLLPRCAAIVTTGGNGTVMAAMKAGVPMVIVPTTWDKPDNARRVVEAGAGVQLSPRKCTPAGLRAAVEDVLSDGRYTANARRIAQHLADAPGPPRAAQLIERLVQPVATSH, encoded by the coding sequence ATGAGCATTGCGCACGCGTTGCGAGATCGCGGCTGCGAAGTCGCCGTCTACACTGCCGAGAGTGCTCGCGAGTTGGTGGAGTCTGAAGATTTTCGCTTCTACCCGTTTCAGGCGGTGAAGCCGGAGAGCTACCAGCGTATCCACGCGATGGAGCAGTCTGTCGGCGGGCGACGTCAGTCAGCCCGTGTGGGTCATCAAGCATTTCGCAACTGGCTGGTCGAGACGATCCCCGGCCAGGTCGCTGATATCCAGAAGATTCAGGATGACTGGCAACCGGATGTAATCGTCACCGACATGAACATGTGGGGGCCGATTCTCATCCTCTGGGAAGCTGCGCCGATCCCGGTTGCGCTCGTGTCCTTGCTGGGTTCGATGATCCCCGGACCGGACGCGCCGCCGTGGGGCTTCGGCATGGCCCCGCCAAAGTCGACCGGGTCGCGCGTCGTCGCCCGGATGCTGACCGGCGCAGTCGACATCGCCGCTACCGGCTTGCGGCGACGAGTGGATTTCTTCCGATCGCAGCACGGGCTAGCGCCGATGGGGTGCTCGGTCAGTGAGTTCCAGGGTCGGCTGCCGCTGTACATCATTGGCAACGTACGCGAGCTCGACTTCGAGCGTCATGACCTGCCTGAGTCAGTCCAGTACGTCGGCGCATGTACCTGGTTCCCGCCACACCTGGCGGACGAGGCTAACTGGCTGAACGAGATTCCCGTTGATTCGCCGTGGGTGCACGTGACGGAAGGCACGTCGCATTTCCAGGACCCGTTCGTCCTGCGCTCGGCGCTTGAGGGCCTGGCGGGTCGCCCGATGCAAGTGATTCTGACGGCCGGACGTGAGCGCGACGTACAAATGGAGAGCAGTCTCGCGCCGAACCTACACTTCGTCGATTGGGTCAACCACGATACGCTGCTACCGCGTTGTGCGGCGATCGTAACAACGGGCGGCAATGGCACTGTCATGGCCGCGATGAAAGCAGGCGTTCCGATGGTCATTGTCCCGACGACCTGGGACAAGCCAGATAACGCCCGTCGTGTAGTTGAAGCCGGCGCAGGTGTGCAGCTATCGCCGCGCAAATGTACGCCGGCTGGACTTCGCGCGGCGGTCGAGGACGTGCTCTCGGACGGGCGCTACACCGCCAACGCACGTCGAATTGCCCAGCACCTGGCCGACGCACCGGGGCCGCCACGTGCAGCCCAGCTCATTGAGCGTCTGGTGCAGCCAGTCGCAACATCACATTAG
- a CDS encoding SDR family oxidoreductase, with translation MTASSGSPGDTVLVTGSSTGLGLEAAIHLAKQGFNVYATVRDIASEPKVTQAATDRGVSLRVLELDITNQESIDTAVNQIMQEAGSIYGLVNNGGVGLRGCLEDLAADEIRQVFETNVFGTIAVTQAVLPHMRAAGRGRVLTVSSVGGRISSFGVSMYCASKFALEGFGEALALEIAPFGLQSVLIEPGIIDTTRWTTHRGLAEGAMDPQSPYYRMFQVSEVMSDEVVARSKTTSADVAKSIHTALTVETPKMRYIVGKPASAVVKLRRLLPEPVFEKVYFGGMVKRLEKEAAEAEAQPTTATQ, from the coding sequence ATGACCGCATCAAGTGGTTCGCCGGGAGATACCGTTCTCGTCACTGGCAGCTCAACCGGCCTCGGTCTCGAGGCGGCCATTCACCTCGCCAAGCAGGGTTTCAACGTCTACGCAACAGTGCGCGATATCGCTTCAGAACCGAAGGTCACCCAGGCAGCAACCGATCGAGGAGTGTCGCTTCGTGTCCTTGAATTAGACATAACGAATCAAGAAAGTATTGATACGGCTGTCAATCAGATCATGCAGGAAGCCGGATCTATCTACGGACTGGTGAATAACGGCGGCGTTGGCCTGCGTGGCTGCCTTGAAGATCTCGCTGCTGATGAGATCCGCCAGGTGTTCGAGACGAATGTCTTCGGCACGATCGCTGTCACACAGGCGGTGCTGCCGCACATGCGCGCGGCTGGCCGTGGGCGCGTCCTGACCGTGTCGTCGGTCGGTGGCCGAATCTCGTCGTTCGGCGTCTCCATGTATTGCGCCAGCAAGTTTGCACTCGAAGGGTTCGGCGAGGCGCTGGCGCTGGAGATCGCGCCGTTTGGGCTGCAGTCGGTGTTGATCGAGCCGGGGATCATCGACACCACCCGCTGGACGACACACCGTGGCCTCGCCGAAGGTGCGATGGACCCGCAGAGTCCGTACTACCGCATGTTCCAGGTCAGCGAAGTGATGTCCGATGAGGTCGTCGCCCGCTCGAAGACGACATCTGCCGATGTCGCCAAGTCGATCCACACGGCGCTTACGGTCGAGACGCCGAAGATGCGTTACATCGTCGGCAAACCGGCGTCTGCCGTCGTGAAGCTCCGTCGACTCCTGCCGGAGCCAGTCTTCGAAAAGGTCTATTTCGGCGGCATGGTCAAGCGCCTGGAGAAGGAAGCGGCAGAAGCGGAAGCGCAGCCAACGACGGCAACGCAATGA
- a CDS encoding alpha/beta hydrolase, whose amino-acid sequence MPKVVLRSGVKIHYQQVGEGPDVVMVHGLTGNLAVWHLQIIPQLMDRFRITTYDLRGHGYSEVTPSGYTSDDMAEDLRDLLDALDIERPALVGHSYGADISLYFAHHFPERVRQIVAIEAALPAMIYTRESDDWKGWDYWSDVLARAGHEVPPEHRTDVEYLFRLSLEVPKKWGPLNGLPRNPKPFLRLIDETTMATDTMEIGGLPLEEISNIQTPVVQIFSDGSAFLGTYDFLREHLPHVRSILLPRTEWGHFGPLEQPELVAAEILRALEREPAISAMKEDR is encoded by the coding sequence ATGCCGAAGGTTGTTCTCCGCAGTGGGGTGAAAATCCACTATCAGCAGGTTGGCGAGGGCCCGGACGTCGTAATGGTTCACGGCCTGACCGGCAACCTTGCAGTCTGGCATCTGCAAATCATCCCGCAGCTCATGGATCGATTTCGTATCACGACCTACGACCTGCGCGGCCATGGCTATAGCGAGGTGACGCCATCCGGCTACACCAGCGATGACATGGCGGAAGACCTGCGCGATCTGCTTGACGCGCTGGACATCGAGCGACCTGCTCTCGTCGGGCACAGCTATGGTGCGGACATCTCGCTCTATTTCGCGCACCATTTCCCGGAGCGGGTTCGCCAGATCGTTGCGATCGAGGCGGCGCTGCCGGCCATGATCTACACACGTGAATCCGACGACTGGAAAGGATGGGACTATTGGTCGGACGTGCTCGCCCGCGCCGGCCACGAGGTTCCGCCCGAGCACCGCACCGATGTCGAGTATCTATTCCGCCTCAGCCTGGAAGTTCCCAAGAAGTGGGGGCCGCTGAACGGACTGCCACGCAACCCGAAGCCGTTCCTGCGCCTCATTGACGAGACGACGATGGCGACCGACACGATGGAGATCGGCGGCCTGCCGCTCGAAGAGATCAGCAACATTCAGACACCAGTTGTCCAGATTTTCAGCGACGGTTCCGCGTTTCTGGGAACCTATGACTTTCTCCGCGAACACCTGCCGCATGTTCGTTCCATTCTATTGCCTCGCACCGAGTGGGGGCACTTCGGGCCGCTGGAGCAGCCGGAGTTGGTCGCCGCCGAAATTCTCAGAGCGTTGGAGCGAGAGCCCGCAATTTCAGCAATGAAGGAGGACCGATGA
- a CDS encoding alkaline phosphatase family protein: MPKTLLLGLDGATFTVLDPLIERGKMPFLKTLIERGVRAPLRSIVPALTPPAWTTVMTGKRPGKHGVFDFFQKEDPASRYFQFASSHNVKSDTIWSIASDHGLNVVSLNFPLMFPPPAVNGYIVPGGWMPWRQLRLGCYPPGLFDRLKTLPSFNPRELALDMTLEAKALEGCAAEEYADWIQLHSRREERWTEILRHIMTNDDVDLVGVVFDGADKLQHLCWRFLDPAMRSAEPNAWEQEIIDLCEDYFARLDSKLAEIVDLAGSDATVVVASDHGFGASYDVFYLNAWLEEQGFLAWKAEDWESDEVDPQIGFAQMTRHVYEMDWDKTVAYAATPSSLGINIVDQPESVCGKDRETILADLIAALRTVRNPWTDQPIVAQIHDRHDVFPGPYEGYGPDLTLTLADGAAISILRSDVLFRRRDTALGNHKWDGVFIANGPGIRSGERADEVSLVDIAPLLLYSLDLPIPTDADGIVPQSVVLPEQLEQRPPRWFTSDGAATATSQSDAALDIDSDAEATILNRLRALGYVE, encoded by the coding sequence ATGCCGAAAACACTTTTGCTGGGACTGGATGGCGCGACGTTCACAGTTCTCGATCCGTTGATCGAACGCGGCAAGATGCCGTTTCTCAAAACGCTGATTGAGCGTGGCGTGCGTGCACCGCTTCGCTCCATCGTCCCGGCGCTGACGCCGCCGGCGTGGACGACGGTGATGACCGGCAAACGACCGGGCAAGCACGGCGTCTTCGACTTCTTCCAGAAGGAAGACCCAGCCAGTCGCTACTTCCAGTTCGCCAGCTCGCACAACGTCAAGAGCGACACGATCTGGTCAATCGCCAGCGATCACGGCCTGAACGTTGTCAGCCTCAACTTCCCGTTGATGTTCCCGCCACCGGCGGTGAATGGTTATATCGTTCCCGGCGGCTGGATGCCCTGGCGGCAGCTGAGACTCGGATGCTACCCTCCCGGCCTGTTTGATCGGCTGAAGACGCTACCCAGCTTCAATCCGCGCGAGCTGGCTCTGGACATGACGCTTGAGGCGAAGGCTCTCGAGGGCTGTGCCGCAGAGGAATATGCAGACTGGATCCAGCTGCATTCACGTCGTGAGGAGCGCTGGACGGAGATTCTGCGTCACATCATGACGAACGACGATGTCGATCTTGTCGGCGTCGTCTTCGATGGCGCGGACAAGCTGCAACACCTGTGCTGGCGCTTCCTCGATCCCGCCATGCGATCCGCTGAGCCAAATGCCTGGGAGCAGGAGATCATCGATCTGTGTGAGGACTACTTCGCGAGACTGGACAGCAAACTGGCAGAGATCGTTGATCTGGCTGGATCCGATGCGACAGTCGTTGTCGCGTCTGACCACGGCTTCGGCGCGTCTTACGATGTCTTCTATCTGAATGCGTGGCTCGAAGAGCAGGGATTTCTGGCCTGGAAGGCGGAGGACTGGGAGAGTGACGAGGTCGACCCACAGATCGGCTTCGCCCAAATGACCCGCCACGTTTACGAGATGGACTGGGACAAGACCGTTGCCTACGCGGCGACACCCAGCAGCCTTGGGATCAACATCGTCGACCAGCCGGAATCCGTATGCGGCAAGGATCGCGAGACGATTCTCGCCGATCTGATCGCCGCCCTGCGGACTGTCAGAAACCCGTGGACTGACCAACCGATCGTCGCTCAGATACACGATCGCCACGACGTTTTCCCCGGACCGTACGAAGGCTACGGGCCAGACCTGACGTTGACCCTGGCTGACGGCGCGGCGATCTCGATCTTGCGTTCTGACGTCCTGTTCCGCCGCCGGGACACCGCCCTCGGCAACCACAAGTGGGACGGCGTGTTCATCGCGAACGGCCCGGGAATTCGGTCTGGCGAGCGTGCGGACGAGGTGTCGCTCGTCGACATCGCCCCGTTGCTGCTGTACAGCCTCGATCTGCCAATTCCGACCGATGCGGACGGCATTGTTCCGCAAAGTGTGGTCCTGCCAGAGCAGCTTGAGCAACGGCCGCCGCGATGGTTCACGTCGGACGGAGCGGCGACTGCCACATCCCAATCGGATGCTGCACTCGATATTGACAGCGACGCTGAGGCGACGATTCTCAACCGCCTGCGTGCGCTTGGCTACGTTGAATGA
- a CDS encoding polyketide synthase dehydratase domain-containing protein: MDYLYSRRNPQQLDLDATDVSPRRFDDMLLSSSWPMLRFSDEIVAAVRPPESTDEVSQRISTPVAEPDIEMPSSGNTTSLQPEIDAFEDTNVWHDSPTNLAVPGHEPAAFDDEAASFLAGHLDVMEEFLATQQEIMHAYLSGMRDSTQAESNHVVQQIQVLDPPAGRPTATDNDSRSLPDVDTTMFPLLGSVVSIEPGQTLVAERVFDVRRDRYLLDHTFGREISCTDPTLAGLAIMPLTMSLEILAEAATCLLPGLQVVGMQDVFASRWLAWDDEPQTLRVLASRIADTEGAARVRVALHNLSESPVGTSDSTSAVAEAVVVLSPTWPTNSTQRVAPPADARESRWMPDRLYQDVMFHGPAWQGVSSVDQTGETGIVATLSVRPTTGFFAVQQAPQFVLDPVTLDAAGQVIGFWTTEHLPSANVIFPYRLKTLEIFRPTPPVGTPVRCSAQVALEGEQVVRSDIELVTPDGQVWIRLLGWEDKRFDVPAHLHDLILSRGGTVSVPTPSLIGSTAPGVRCRMVDTRVGGDKAFWIRVWSRRILSCAERERFAELRLPDHRRLEWLGARSAAKEAIVELVHERTGIALLPADIEIVSGPDGQPIVQGACVDALGAAPLVTFSHTDGVAAAVVAPADVASAVGFDIEFLKQRPAGFDEIAFTDTERILIGTVSEDSSAEWLLRCWCAKEAVGKAFGTGMSGGPQSLAVVGIDPVSGGVDVASVQDNAVISAQTHRVDSLVSALAIVTRGIP; the protein is encoded by the coding sequence TTGGACTATCTCTACAGTCGGCGCAACCCGCAACAACTGGACCTCGATGCGACTGACGTAAGCCCGCGCCGCTTCGATGACATGTTGTTGTCTTCGTCCTGGCCGATGCTCCGCTTTTCGGACGAGATCGTTGCTGCCGTGCGCCCGCCTGAGTCGACGGATGAGGTCAGTCAGCGAATATCCACGCCAGTAGCAGAGCCAGACATTGAGATGCCTTCGTCCGGCAATACGACGAGCCTCCAGCCCGAGATTGACGCTTTCGAGGACACGAACGTTTGGCACGATTCGCCTACGAATCTGGCGGTCCCTGGCCATGAACCGGCTGCCTTCGACGATGAGGCTGCCTCATTCCTGGCAGGTCATCTCGATGTCATGGAAGAGTTCCTGGCCACTCAGCAGGAAATCATGCACGCCTACCTGTCAGGCATGCGCGATTCGACTCAAGCAGAGTCGAACCACGTTGTGCAGCAGATTCAGGTTCTTGACCCACCAGCGGGTAGACCGACAGCAACGGACAATGACTCGCGGTCGTTGCCGGATGTTGACACCACGATGTTTCCGCTGCTCGGATCAGTCGTCTCAATCGAGCCGGGCCAGACGTTAGTGGCCGAGCGCGTGTTCGATGTTCGACGCGACCGCTATCTGCTCGATCACACATTCGGGCGTGAGATCTCGTGCACCGATCCGACGCTGGCCGGACTGGCGATCATGCCGTTGACGATGAGCCTCGAAATTCTCGCCGAGGCAGCAACGTGCCTGCTTCCCGGGTTGCAGGTCGTCGGCATGCAAGACGTCTTCGCCAGCCGCTGGCTCGCCTGGGACGATGAGCCGCAGACGCTGCGGGTGTTGGCGTCGCGGATCGCGGATACAGAAGGGGCCGCTCGCGTGCGCGTGGCACTCCACAACCTTAGCGAGTCGCCGGTCGGCACAAGCGATTCAACATCTGCCGTTGCCGAAGCAGTCGTCGTCCTGTCGCCGACGTGGCCAACCAACAGCACGCAGCGTGTGGCACCGCCTGCCGATGCCAGGGAATCGCGCTGGATGCCGGATCGGCTCTATCAGGATGTCATGTTCCACGGCCCGGCCTGGCAGGGCGTCAGTTCGGTCGATCAGACTGGTGAGACCGGCATTGTCGCGACGCTCTCTGTCCGGCCGACAACGGGCTTTTTCGCTGTCCAGCAGGCACCACAATTCGTCCTCGACCCGGTGACGCTGGATGCCGCCGGACAGGTGATAGGGTTCTGGACAACCGAGCATTTGCCAAGCGCGAATGTCATCTTCCCGTATCGCCTGAAGACGCTGGAGATCTTCCGACCAACACCGCCCGTTGGCACACCGGTCCGATGTAGCGCACAGGTAGCGCTGGAAGGCGAACAGGTCGTCCGCTCTGACATTGAGCTGGTGACGCCGGATGGTCAGGTCTGGATTCGCCTGCTGGGTTGGGAAGACAAGCGGTTCGACGTTCCCGCCCACCTGCACGATCTGATCCTCTCGCGCGGCGGGACCGTTTCGGTGCCCACTCCGAGCCTGATCGGCTCAACTGCGCCCGGGGTTCGTTGTCGAATGGTCGACACTCGCGTCGGCGGTGACAAGGCGTTCTGGATTCGGGTGTGGTCACGACGTATTCTCAGTTGCGCCGAACGCGAGCGTTTTGCCGAATTGCGGCTGCCAGATCATCGGCGGCTCGAATGGCTCGGCGCGCGATCGGCAGCCAAGGAGGCCATCGTCGAGCTTGTCCATGAGCGCACCGGGATTGCGCTGTTGCCGGCCGACATTGAGATCGTTAGCGGACCGGATGGACAGCCGATCGTGCAAGGTGCCTGCGTGGATGCCCTTGGCGCTGCGCCGCTTGTGACGTTCTCACATACCGACGGCGTTGCTGCCGCAGTCGTCGCACCTGCCGACGTAGCGAGCGCGGTCGGGTTCGACATCGAATTCTTGAAGCAGCGGCCTGCTGGATTCGATGAGATCGCGTTCACTGATACCGAACGGATACTGATTGGCACAGTTTCCGAGGACAGTTCCGCCGAATGGCTCCTGCGCTGCTGGTGCGCTAAGGAAGCTGTCGGGAAAGCGTTCGGCACCGGCATGTCGGGTGGACCGCAATCGTTGGCGGTCGTCGGGATCGACCCGGTAAGTGGCGGTGTCGATGTGGCGTCGGTGCAGGACAATGCAGTCATCAGCGCGCAAACCCACAGAGTCGATAGCCTTGTGAGCGCCCTGGCAATTGTGACGCGCGGGATTCCGTGA
- a CDS encoding acyltransferase domain-containing protein: protein MAHKYQPPTQNHSTPVDGIAIIGMSCLFPGAKDLEAYWENILNKFDAVSEPPAEAWDPGVYYDPDLGDADKVYCQRGGYLGSLVSFSPLAYGVPPMSVGGEPDQWLALKLAHDAMRDAGCDDLPEEVRHRTAVVLGKGTYLNGGNAIAIQRTLIIGQTLELIRKLNPEIDDERIHLLREEMKRILPPMTAETVPGLIPNIIVGRIANKLDLMGPTYTVDAACASSLIAVQLAMRDLLSGECDLALAGGSQVWMPVAALNVFCRLGALSRDEQIRPFDKDANGTLLGEGIGMVVLKRLADAERDGDRIYAVLRGVGVASDGRGVSVMAPRVDGEIMALRRAYEDAGVSPDSIGLIEAHGTATAVGDVVEVQALTNVFGQRNGGLPKVALGTVKSMISHTIPAAGVAGIIKTSMALHHKVLPPTLHVTEPNPKLELEKTPFYLNTEPRPWIHGAPEPRRAGVNAFGFGGINAHAVLEEYRPADPAANTVRHLPRWDSEVFIIGGDTIDAIRDKALRLTEQIERLDGRPEGVGALVDLAFTVNGDFDAAGSTLRLAIVAASHDDLLAKLDRAAKRLADPACRRIKDVSGIFFFAEPLGGDGKVALMFPGEGAQYQNMLADLCLHFPEVREVFDRYDRIFHDHPRDDVPSDYIFPRPAFNDEDRTANLQRLMQMDLAIEAVQAANQAMFALLQRLGLQGDACVGHSSGEYSAATAAGVFDVDSDEQFIALGRALYDYYASAKSHDGVPRATLLAIAAPRTQVDAIAQEAGGDIYLAVENCPHQAVLIGELAAAERARAIVERQGLIYEQLTYDRAVHTPLFEPYTADLRQLYEQVPVRPATIPLYSCATTRRYPEAPDEVREIFLRHWSQPVEFQRTIEALYDEGCRVFVEVGPRGNLSAFVEDILRGKPSCVMPANVMRRSGITQLNHLVGMLTATASISIWTISTVGATRNNWTSMRLT, encoded by the coding sequence ATGGCTCACAAATATCAGCCGCCAACGCAAAATCATTCAACGCCAGTCGATGGAATAGCCATTATCGGGATGTCGTGCCTGTTTCCGGGCGCGAAAGATCTGGAAGCATATTGGGAGAACATTCTCAATAAATTCGATGCCGTTTCGGAGCCACCGGCAGAAGCGTGGGATCCGGGCGTCTATTACGATCCCGACCTTGGCGATGCCGACAAGGTCTACTGCCAACGCGGTGGATACCTTGGATCGCTGGTCTCGTTTTCGCCGCTGGCGTACGGAGTACCGCCGATGTCGGTCGGCGGTGAGCCGGATCAGTGGCTGGCACTCAAACTCGCCCACGACGCCATGCGTGATGCCGGCTGCGACGATCTCCCCGAAGAGGTGCGTCACCGCACCGCGGTTGTGCTGGGTAAAGGCACCTACCTGAATGGTGGCAATGCCATTGCCATCCAGCGCACGCTGATCATCGGGCAGACGCTCGAACTCATCCGCAAGCTGAACCCGGAGATCGACGACGAGCGCATCCACCTACTGCGTGAGGAGATGAAGCGCATCCTGCCGCCGATGACCGCCGAGACGGTGCCGGGCCTGATCCCGAATATTATCGTTGGTCGCATCGCCAACAAGCTTGATTTGATGGGACCGACCTACACGGTCGATGCCGCCTGTGCGTCATCGCTGATCGCTGTCCAGTTGGCGATGCGTGACCTGCTCAGCGGCGAATGCGATCTCGCGCTCGCTGGTGGGTCGCAGGTCTGGATGCCGGTTGCGGCGCTGAACGTCTTCTGCCGTTTGGGTGCGCTGTCGCGTGATGAGCAGATCCGCCCATTCGACAAGGATGCAAACGGCACGCTGCTGGGAGAGGGCATCGGCATGGTCGTGCTGAAGCGTCTGGCAGACGCCGAGCGCGACGGGGATCGGATCTACGCAGTTCTTCGTGGCGTTGGCGTCGCCAGCGACGGACGCGGCGTGAGCGTGATGGCTCCGCGCGTCGATGGCGAGATCATGGCATTGCGACGTGCCTACGAGGATGCCGGTGTGTCGCCAGACTCGATCGGGCTGATCGAAGCACACGGCACCGCGACTGCAGTCGGGGATGTGGTCGAGGTTCAGGCGCTCACGAACGTATTTGGCCAGCGAAACGGTGGGTTGCCCAAGGTCGCCTTGGGGACCGTCAAGTCGATGATTAGCCACACGATTCCGGCAGCTGGCGTTGCCGGCATCATCAAGACTTCCATGGCGCTGCACCACAAGGTGCTACCTCCAACACTGCACGTGACGGAGCCCAACCCAAAGCTGGAGCTGGAGAAGACGCCGTTCTATCTCAACACCGAACCGCGTCCGTGGATTCATGGCGCGCCCGAGCCGCGCCGTGCCGGGGTCAACGCATTCGGTTTTGGCGGCATCAACGCGCACGCAGTGCTGGAGGAGTATCGGCCTGCCGATCCGGCCGCCAACACCGTTCGGCATCTGCCGCGTTGGGATAGCGAAGTCTTTATCATCGGCGGCGATACGATAGACGCGATCCGGGACAAAGCGCTGCGTCTCACGGAGCAGATCGAGCGACTGGATGGTCGACCAGAGGGCGTTGGCGCGCTTGTCGATCTCGCGTTCACGGTGAATGGCGATTTCGATGCTGCCGGTTCGACGCTCAGGCTGGCGATTGTTGCGGCGAGCCACGACGATCTGCTCGCGAAGCTCGATCGCGCCGCAAAGCGGCTCGCTGATCCGGCCTGTCGCCGCATCAAGGATGTGTCGGGCATCTTCTTCTTCGCCGAGCCGCTCGGAGGCGATGGCAAGGTCGCGCTGATGTTTCCCGGCGAAGGCGCGCAGTACCAGAACATGTTGGCCGACTTGTGTCTGCACTTCCCGGAAGTGCGCGAGGTCTTCGATCGCTATGATCGGATCTTCCACGATCACCCACGCGATGATGTGCCGAGCGATTACATCTTCCCCCGGCCAGCGTTTAACGATGAAGATCGCACGGCAAATCTCCAGCGCCTGATGCAGATGGATCTCGCGATTGAAGCTGTTCAGGCAGCCAATCAGGCGATGTTCGCGCTACTCCAGCGACTCGGTCTGCAGGGCGATGCCTGCGTGGGACACAGCAGTGGCGAGTACTCCGCCGCGACGGCTGCTGGCGTGTTTGACGTCGATTCGGACGAGCAGTTCATCGCGCTCGGTCGCGCGCTCTACGACTACTACGCGTCGGCGAAGTCGCACGACGGCGTGCCGCGCGCGACCTTGCTGGCAATCGCCGCGCCTCGTACGCAGGTCGACGCCATTGCGCAGGAGGCAGGCGGCGACATCTATCTGGCGGTGGAGAACTGTCCGCACCAGGCTGTCCTCATCGGCGAACTCGCCGCTGCGGAACGCGCCCGCGCCATCGTCGAGCGACAGGGGCTCATCTACGAGCAGCTAACCTACGATCGCGCAGTTCATACTCCGCTCTTCGAGCCGTACACCGCCGACCTGCGTCAGCTGTACGAGCAGGTGCCGGTGCGGCCCGCGACGATCCCGCTCTATTCGTGCGCGACGACGCGTCGCTATCCCGAAGCACCTGATGAAGTACGGGAGATCTTCCTGCGCCACTGGTCGCAACCGGTAGAGTTCCAGCGCACGATCGAAGCCCTCTATGACGAAGGGTGCCGAGTATTCGTTGAAGTTGGGCCGCGCGGGAATCTCTCCGCGTTCGTCGAGGACATTTTGCGTGGGAAGCCGTCCTGCGTGATGCCGGCCAACGTCATGCGCCGGTCTGGCATCACCCAGCTCAACCACCTGGTCGGCATGCTGACAGCAACGGCGTCGATCTCGATTTGGACTATCTCTACAGTCGGCGCAACCCGCAACAACTGGACCTCGATGCGACTGACGTAA